A genomic window from Lycium barbarum isolate Lr01 chromosome 4, ASM1917538v2, whole genome shotgun sequence includes:
- the LOC132635629 gene encoding tyramine N-feruloyltransferase 4/11-like, producing the protein MAAAPQQPTLSETITTDSSSESNVTIKEKIYTRLRLATKADRHHIYQLFYQNHEYHNDTHLFKATESSLGNLLFKENPLPLYYGPTILLLEVSPTPFNESKHTTDQGFKPVLTKFDLKFPVVEGEAEEFRSKYDEGNDKHDVFIAGYAFFYVNYSCFYDKPGFRFEDLYFRESYRKLGMGRLLFGTVVSIAANNGFVSVEGIVAVWNKKSYDFYIDMGVEIFDEFRCGRLYGEALQKYADKEKSDGGGY; encoded by the coding sequence ATGGCTGCTGCTCCTCAACAACCAACTTTATCTGAAACAATAACCACCGACTCGTCATCGGAAAGCAATGTTACGATCAAGGAAAAGATCTACACAAGACTCCGTCTGGCTACGAAAGCTGACCGTCACCATATATACCAACTGTTTTACCAAAACCATGAATACCATAACGACACTCATCTCTTTAAAGCTACCGAATCCTCCTTAGGGAACTTGCTCTTTAAAGAAAACCCTCTTCCCCTGTACTACGGGCCAACCATACTTCTACTCGAAGTCTCACCAACCCCTTTTAACGAATCCAAGCATACCACGGACCAAGGGTTCAAGCCCGTCCTTACAAAGTTCGACCTTAAATTCCCCGTCGTTGAAGGAGAGGCGGAGGAATTCAGGTCCAAATATGATGAAGGCAACGATAAACATGATGTTTTTATAGCGGGATATGCTTTCTTTTACGTGAATTATTCGTGCTTCTATGATAAACCTGGGTTCCGTTTCGAGGATCTTTACTTCAGGGAGAGTTATCGTAAGTTGGGAATGGGAAGACTGTTGTTTGGAACAGTCGTGTCCATTGCTGCTAACAACGGGTTCGTTTCGGTGGAAGGAATAGTTGCAGTTTGGAATAAGAAGTCATATGATTTTTACATAGACATGGGAGTTGAAATATTTGATGAGTTTAGATGTGGGAGGTTGTACGGTGAAGCGCTTCAAAAGTATGCTGATAAGGAGAAAAGTGATGGAGGGGgctattag